Proteins from a genomic interval of Tenacibaculum sp. SZ-18:
- a CDS encoding rhomboid family intramembrane serine protease, with product MNEQNKFKISNDVFIIPLLFVFIIWFVYWIEIKFGFNFNKFGVLPRSISGLKGVLFTHFIHSDTKHLLHNSVPLLVLLMGLMYFYRKVALKVLIIGGVVTGLLTWVIGRESYHIGASGIVYLLFSFVFFSGIIKRHYRLVAMSLVTIFLYGSMIWYVFPIKEGMSWEGHLAGFITGILMALAYRKIGLVKEKYVFSQTEFDDMFDEEGNYIEPEIDEEISDEVEVNFRVNYMYKEKKEEE from the coding sequence ATGAACGAGCAAAATAAATTTAAAATATCAAATGATGTATTTATAATTCCGTTGTTATTTGTCTTTATAATCTGGTTTGTGTATTGGATAGAGATTAAATTCGGATTTAATTTTAACAAGTTTGGTGTTTTACCCCGGTCTATAAGTGGCTTAAAGGGGGTGCTATTCACGCATTTTATTCATAGTGATACAAAGCATCTGTTACATAATTCGGTTCCTTTATTAGTGCTCCTAATGGGTTTGATGTATTTCTATCGAAAAGTGGCGTTAAAAGTTTTAATCATTGGGGGAGTTGTTACAGGATTACTAACCTGGGTGATTGGTCGTGAATCATATCATATTGGCGCAAGTGGAATAGTTTATCTCCTATTTAGCTTTGTCTTCTTCAGTGGTATAATAAAAAGACATTATCGTTTGGTGGCAATGTCTTTAGTTACGATTTTTTTATATGGAAGCATGATTTGGTATGTATTTCCAATAAAAGAAGGTATGTCGTGGGAAGGTCATTTAGCTGGCTTTATTACTGGAATACTAATGGCATTAGCATATCGTAAAATAGGTCTAGTTAAGGAAAAATATGTGTTTTCTCAGACCGAATTTGACGATATGTTTGATGAAGAGGGTAATTATATTGAACCAGAGATTGATGAAGAAATTTCTGATGAAGTTGAAGTGAATTTTAGGGTGAATTACATGTATAAAGAGAAAAAAGAGGAGGAGTAG
- a CDS encoding replication-associated recombination protein A, translating to MSAPLAERVRPKTIEDYISQQHLVGEKGILTQHIRQGIIPSLILWGPPGVGKTTLANIIANESKRPFYTLSAISSGVKDVREVIEKAKKSNGLFTQKNPILFIDEIHRFSKSQQDSLLGAVEKGWVTLIGATTENPSFEVIPALLSRCQVYILNSFDKQDLINLINRAIAKDEILSNKTINLKETDALLQVSGGDARKLLNIFELLVTSEDNIDITNELVLSKIQKNTVRYDKTGEQHYDIVSAFIKSIRGNDPNAAVYWLARMIEGGEDVKFIARRMLIAASEDIGLANPTALILANNTFQAVSVIGYPESRIILSQCAVYLANSPKSNASYMAIGEAQNLVRNTGDLSVPLHLRNAPTKLMKDLDYGKDYKYSHNYQDNFVNQEFLPEEISNTKLYEPGNNQRENSFRTSLKQRWKDKYNY from the coding sequence ATGAGTGCACCTTTGGCAGAAAGAGTAAGACCTAAAACAATAGAAGATTATATAAGTCAGCAGCATTTGGTTGGTGAAAAAGGAATATTAACACAACATATACGTCAAGGAATTATTCCTTCATTAATTCTGTGGGGACCTCCTGGAGTTGGTAAGACAACTTTAGCAAATATAATCGCTAATGAATCGAAAAGACCATTCTATACATTAAGTGCAATTAGTTCTGGAGTAAAGGACGTTAGAGAAGTTATTGAAAAAGCTAAAAAGAGTAACGGCTTATTCACTCAAAAAAATCCAATTTTATTCATTGATGAAATTCATAGATTCAGTAAATCACAACAAGATTCGTTATTAGGTGCTGTTGAAAAAGGTTGGGTTACTCTTATTGGTGCAACTACCGAAAATCCGAGTTTTGAGGTTATACCTGCCCTACTCTCTCGATGTCAAGTTTATATTTTAAATTCTTTCGACAAACAAGATCTTATCAATCTAATCAACAGAGCCATTGCCAAAGATGAGATTTTATCTAATAAAACTATAAATCTCAAGGAAACTGACGCATTATTGCAAGTATCCGGAGGTGACGCAAGAAAATTACTCAACATATTTGAGCTACTCGTAACTTCTGAAGACAATATTGATATTACTAATGAGTTAGTACTGTCAAAAATTCAAAAGAATACGGTTAGATACGATAAAACGGGAGAACAACATTATGATATTGTTTCAGCATTTATTAAATCAATAAGAGGTAATGATCCTAACGCTGCTGTTTATTGGTTAGCTAGAATGATTGAAGGTGGCGAAGATGTTAAATTTATCGCTAGACGAATGCTTATCGCGGCGTCTGAAGATATTGGTTTAGCCAATCCTACTGCTCTTATACTGGCCAATAATACTTTTCAAGCCGTTTCAGTAATTGGATATCCAGAGTCCAGAATAATATTAAGTCAATGTGCAGTATATTTAGCAAATTCTCCTAAGAGTAATGCTTCCTATATGGCAATTGGAGAAGCACAAAATTTAGTACGTAATACAGGAGATTTATCCGTACCTCTGCATTTGAGAAATGCTCCGACTAAATTAATGAAGGACTTAGATTACGGTAAAGATTACAAATACTCTCATAACTATCAAGACAACTTTGTTAATCAAGAATTTCTACCTGAGGAAATTTCCAATACCAAACTTTATGAACCTGGAAATAACCAAAGAGAAAATAGTTTCAGAACATCGCTAAAGCAACGTTGGAAAGACAAATACAATTATTAA
- a CDS encoding DUF5723 family protein codes for MIRFFSSFLVLFTVILSSQNKQILYGFDNIPQTLLLNPGAKANYKYHVGVPLLSGISAQGNMSGFTIADLFRNDNVDFNTKLDNVLNQLDNNDYIALNTQVDIVNAGYQMNDKDYLSVGFYTELDAFSTIPKDFLELLRDGNAPNLNRNFLFSRLSIKGDVLGVLHAGISRKFSKRLTAGVRLKIYSGSLNVLTNDNQGSFTTRLGTNGIYEHTLSGLDLAGYSSGIVSSDNQITIDVSDVLGNTFFGPNLGLGIDIGFTYQMDEQTEFSASLLDIGFVHYSDQLRNGTVTGGYVFSGIEFQYDGSNPNYWQDLNDDISSSVPRSENSESYSVMRPMKFNAALHHYFGKSRREESCFDISSHSYYDNAVGAQLYSVIRPIGPQFAFTGFYQRKFSEKVSSRVTYTVDDFSHTNFGIGMSVHIWKINLYGAVDNIFNLSDIANANSASVQFGINILFK; via the coding sequence ATGATTAGATTTTTTTCAAGTTTTTTAGTGTTATTTACTGTTATTTTATCATCACAAAATAAACAAATCTTGTACGGTTTTGATAATATACCTCAGACTTTGTTGTTGAATCCCGGAGCAAAAGCAAACTATAAGTATCATGTGGGAGTTCCATTACTTTCAGGGATTTCAGCACAGGGGAATATGTCCGGCTTTACAATCGCTGATTTGTTTAGAAATGATAATGTTGATTTTAATACCAAGTTAGATAATGTTTTAAACCAATTAGATAATAACGATTATATTGCTTTGAATACGCAAGTAGACATTGTAAATGCTGGTTATCAAATGAACGATAAAGATTATTTAAGTGTCGGATTTTATACCGAGTTAGATGCTTTTTCAACTATACCAAAGGATTTTCTTGAATTATTACGCGACGGTAACGCACCTAATTTGAATAGAAATTTTTTGTTTTCAAGATTGAGTATTAAGGGAGATGTTTTAGGAGTCTTACATGCAGGAATATCAAGAAAATTTAGTAAACGCTTAACAGCTGGAGTTCGATTGAAAATTTATTCTGGTTCCTTAAATGTTCTTACCAATGATAATCAAGGAAGTTTTACAACTAGGTTGGGAACAAATGGAATTTATGAACATACTTTAAGTGGACTGGATTTAGCTGGTTATTCATCAGGAATTGTTAGTTCAGATAATCAGATAACTATCGACGTTTCTGATGTGTTAGGAAATACTTTTTTTGGTCCGAATTTAGGTTTGGGAATAGATATAGGTTTTACCTATCAAATGGATGAACAAACCGAATTTTCGGCTAGTTTATTAGATATAGGATTTGTTCATTATTCTGATCAATTAAGAAATGGAACTGTAACAGGAGGTTATGTTTTTTCAGGAATTGAATTCCAATACGATGGAAGTAATCCTAACTATTGGCAAGATTTGAACGATGATATTAGTTCAAGTGTTCCTCGAAGTGAAAACAGTGAGTCATATTCTGTAATGAGACCTATGAAATTCAACGCTGCGTTACATCATTATTTCGGGAAATCGAGAAGAGAAGAAAGCTGTTTTGATATTTCCTCTCATAGTTATTACGATAATGCGGTGGGCGCGCAGTTATATTCAGTAATTCGTCCCATAGGCCCGCAATTTGCTTTTACTGGGTTTTATCAAAGAAAGTTCTCAGAGAAAGTAAGTTCAAGGGTTACCTACACAGTTGATGATTTCTCACATACTAATTTTGGAATTGGTATGTCAGTTCATATTTGGAAGATAAATCTTTATGGAGCGGTTGATAATATATTTAATCTTTCCGATATTGCAAATGCGAACAGTGCTTCTGTTCAGTTTGGTATAAATATATTATTTAAATAA
- a CDS encoding YjjG family noncanonical pyrimidine nucleotidase — protein sequence MTEITDIFFDLDHTLWDFDTNSGLTFKKIFTEQNIELDINKFLVVYEPINLEYWKLYRNEKIGKAELRYKRLKTTFDKLNFEISDKLINKISEDYITYLPSFNYLLDGAKDLLDYLKDKYNLHIITNGFEEVQRIKLEKSKINHYFNVVVTSESVGVKKPNPKVFEFALNEANVSADNSIMVGDSLEADVLGALAVGISPIYLSKVKHSVDERIISVKALSEIKRYL from the coding sequence ATGACAGAAATTACAGATATATTCTTCGATTTAGACCATACTTTATGGGATTTTGATACAAATTCAGGACTTACATTTAAGAAGATATTTACAGAACAGAATATCGAATTAGATATAAATAAATTTCTAGTAGTATATGAGCCGATTAATTTAGAATATTGGAAACTTTATCGTAACGAAAAAATTGGTAAGGCTGAGCTCAGGTACAAAAGATTAAAAACAACTTTTGATAAATTGAATTTTGAAATTAGTGATAAACTAATTAATAAAATTTCAGAGGATTACATTACTTATTTACCTTCATTTAACTATCTTCTTGACGGAGCAAAAGATCTTCTCGATTATTTAAAGGATAAATACAATCTTCATATAATAACAAATGGATTTGAGGAAGTTCAGAGAATTAAACTTGAAAAATCAAAAATTAATCATTATTTTAATGTTGTTGTTACTTCAGAAAGCGTTGGTGTGAAAAAGCCGAATCCTAAAGTATTTGAATTTGCTTTAAATGAAGCTAATGTTTCTGCTGATAACTCAATTATGGTTGGTGATAGTTTGGAAGCTGATGTTTTAGGAGCATTAGCCGTAGGAATTTCTCCCATATATCTCTCTAAAGTTAAGCATAGTGTTGATGAAAGAATAATAAGTGTTAAAGCTTTGTCTGAAATTAAACGATATTTATAG